GTCGACGAGCTGGTCGCCGAGGCCGTCGAGCACTCGCGCACCGACGCCGAGGCCAAGGGCATCGAGATCACGCAGGACGTCCAGTCCGACCTCCACGTGCGCGGCGACCGGGCCCAGCTGCACGCCGCCGTCAGCAACCTGGTCGAGAACGCCGTGACGTACAGCCCGGCCGGATCGGCTGTGGCGGTCGCGGCCGTGGGTGACGGCCAGGACGTGCGGATCACCGTGTCGGATCACGGAGTGGGCATCGCCCCGGAGGAGCAGGAGCGGATCTTCGAGCGGTTCTACCGGGTCGACCCGGCGCGCGCCCGCGCCACCGGGGGCACCGGCCTGGGCTTGTCGATCGTCAAGCATGTCGCCGCCAGCAACGGCGGTACCGTCGAGGTCTGGAGTGAGCCGGGCCTCGGTTCGTCCTTCACGCTGGTGTTGCCGGCGCGGGACATCGATGAAGGAGAGCACGAGTGACCAAGGTCCTGATCGTCGAGGACGAGGCCAGCTACAGCGAGGCCCTGTCGTACGTCCTGCGCAAGGAGGGCTACGACGTCGCGGTCGCCGAGACCGGTCCCGACGCCCTGACCGCCTTCGAGCGCGGCGGCGCGGACATCATCCTGCTCGACCTCATGCTGCCCGGACTGCCGGGCACCGAGGTGTGCCGCACCATCCGCCAGAGCTCGTCGGTGCCGATCATCATGGTCAGCGCGAAGGACACCGAGATCGACAAGGTCGTCGGCCTCGAGCTGGGCGCCGACGACTACGTGACCAAGCCGTACTCCCCCCGCGAGCTGGTGGCGCGGATCCGTGCGGTCCTGCGTCGCGGCGCCGCCGAGGAGCCCGACGACGACGCCGTGATCGAGGTCGGCGCCGTCCGCATGGACATCGACCGCCACCTGGTCTCGGTGGACGGCCAGGAGGTCAAGCTGCCGCTCAAGGAGTTCGAGCTGCTCGAGTTCTTCCTGCGCAACTCCGGCCGCGTCCTGACCCGCGGCCAGCTGATCGACCGGGTGTGGGGCTCGGACTACGTCGGCGACACGAAGACGCTCGACGTCCACGTCAAGCGCCTGCGCGCGAAGATCGAGGACGACCCCGCCCACCCGACCGTCCTGACCACCGTCCGGGGGCTGGGCTACAAGTACGCCTGACGGTTTACCACGGTCCCGTGGTAAACCAGCGCTTCCCTCGGGAAACTTCCCTGGGGAGGCGCGGAATTACCACGGTCCCGTGGTAAACCTGCGGCGTCAGCGGCCCTGGTTGGCGACGGCGGCGATGGCGGCCTCGGCGGCAGCGGGGTCGAGGTACCGGCCCCCGCGGGTCGTGGGCTTGACGTCGTCGTCGAGGTCGTAGACCAACGGGATGCCGGTGGGGATGTTCAGGCCGACGACCTCGTCCTCGCCCAGCCCGTCCAGGTGCTTGACCAGGGCGCGCAGCGAGTTGCCGTGCGCCGTGACCAGGACCGTCTTGCCCGCCCGCAGGTCCGGCACGATCTCGTCGTACCAGTAGGGCAGCATGCGGTCGAGGACGTCGGCCAGGCACTCGGTGCGGGGCATCAGCTCACTGGGCAGCTCGGCGTAGCGCGCGTCGCCGACCTGGCTGAACTCCGAGTCGTCGGGCAGCGCCGGCGGCGGCGTCGAGTACGAGCGGCGCCAGGTCATGAACTGCTCCTCGCCGAACTCCTCGAGGGTCTCCTTCTTGTCCTTGCCCTGCAGGGCGCCGTAGTGACGCTCGTTCAGACGCCAGCTGCGCTTGACCGGGACCCAGTGCCGGTCGATGCCGTTGAGGGTGATCTCGGACGTGCGGATCGCCCGTCGCAGCAGCGACGTGTGCGAGACGTCCGGCAGGATGCCGGCCTCGCTCAACAGCTGGGGCGCGCGCAACGCCTCCTGCACGCCCTGCTCGTTGAGGTCGACGTCGACCCAACCGGTGAAGAGGTTCAGTGCGTTCCACTCGCTGTGTCCATGACGCAGCAGGACCAAGGTGCTCATGGATCCCACCCTAGTGCTGGGTGGCGATGGACTGCAGGGCCCGGAGGTAGTCGTCCTGGGAATGGACGCCCGCGAGCGTGTAGCGGGCCTCGACGACGACGAAGGGCGAGGAGGTCGCCCCGATGGCCGCCGCCGTCTCGCGCTGATCGGCGACCTCGGTCCGGAACTCGTCGCTCGCCAGCAGCGCGTCGGCGGTCTCGAGGTCGAGTCCGACCAGGGCGGCGCGGCTGGCCAGGACGAAGGAGTCCGCGATGTCCGTCCCCTCGAGGAAGTACGCGCGCCACAGTTGGTGCAAGAGCTCGCGCTGCACGTCGGCACCGGACTCGGCGGCCCAGGTCAGCAGGCGCCAGGCGTCGGTCGAGTCGGCCGGGACGACCTCGTCGGCGTTGAGCTCGATGCCGGTGATGCGGGCGGCCGCGGCGACGCCCTCGACGGCGGCCGGCGCCTCGAACGCGGCCGCACGGTACGAGATCTCGACCGGCTCGCCGGTCACGATCGTGTACAGGGCCGCGGCCCGCTCGAACCGGACGGCGCCGACGTAGGACCAGGCGTCCACCACGTCGGCGAACACGATGGCTTTCACGGCGACCACGCTACGCGACGGGACGGAAGGGTCAGTCCTGCGGGCGCAGGTGGCGGAAGGCGTCGAGATTGCGCGTGGACTCGCCGCGCGACTCGCGCCAGCGCCACTCCTTGCGGATGCTCGACGCGAAGCCCAGCTCGAGGATCGGGTTGAACGACTCGTCGGCGTAGGAGAGCACCGAGCCCAGGATCCGGTCGATCTCGCCGGCCGTGATCGCCTGGAGCGGGAGACGCCCGTCGAGGTAGATGTCGCCGGCGGCGTCCAGCGCGAAGGCGACCCCGTAGAGCTTGAGGTTGCGCTCGAGCAGCCAGCGGTAGACCGCCTCGTGGTTCTCGTCGGGGCGGCGCGCGACGAACGCGTGCACGCCGAGGGCGTGCTTCCCGACCTCCAGCCGGCAGGCGGTCTTGAGCTTGCGCACGCCCGGCAGCTCGACCTCGAACACGTCCTCACCGTGACGCACGTACTCGAGCCCGGCCTCGTCCAGTGCTGCGACGATCACGTCGCGGACGTCGGTCATCGGCTCTCCTTCCGCGCCACCGCGCGGTCCCGCAGGGCGGCGGCATAGACGTCGAGGGTGCGCTCGGCGGTGACGTCCCACCCGAACGACTCCGCGTGGTGGACGGCCTTGGCACCGGCCTCGCGCCGGAAGGCTGCGTCGGCCAGGTACGGCCGGATCGCCGCCGCGTAGTCGGCCGGATCGTGGCCGTCGACGAGCGTGCCCGTGACACCGTCCGCGACCGCCGTGGTGAGACCGCCGACCGCCGCCGCGACGACCGGGGTGCCGCACGCCTGGGCCTCGATGGCGACGAGCCCGAACGACTCGTTGTGCGACGGCACGCAGACGACGGCGGCGCGCGAGTACCACTGCGCCAACTCGGCCTGCGTGACCGGGCGGACGAACTCGACCCGATCGGCGATGCCGAGGTCGCGCGCGAGGTCGGTCAGCTCGGTCGGGCGGTCCAAGCCGCTGCCGGAAGGACCGCCGATGATCGCGACGCGGTGCGGCACGTCGATCAGGGCGGAGGCCCGCAGCACCACGTCGGGGGCCTTGAGCGGCTGGATGCGGCCGGCGAAGACGATCAGGGGCGGCTCGTCGTCGGGCACCGAACCCGTGAAGACGCCCAGGTCGACACCCGGATGCACGACGGCGACCGCGCTCGGGTCCGCGTCGTAGAGGTCGATCAGCTCGCGGCGCTCCTCGGCGGTGTTGGCGATCAGCCGATCCGCGAACCGGACGATCTCCTCCTCGCCGGCGACACGACCGACGGGCTCGGGGCGGTCGTTGCTGGCCAGCGCGGCGTTCTTGACCTTCGCCATCGTGTGCATCGAGTGCACGAGCGGGACGCCCCAGCGCTCGCGCAACACGGTGCCGACCTGGCCCGAGAGCCAGTAGTGCGAGTGGACGAGGTCGAAGTAGCCGGGGTCATGGCGTGCCTCGACGCGCAGCACGTCGCGGACGAAGGCGCACAGCTGACTGGGCAGCTCGTCCTTCGTGAGGCCCTCGAACGGGCCGGCGGCCACGTGGTGGACCCGGATCCCGTCGCCGGCGTCGACCACGGGCGGCAGGTGGCGCGACGTGGCGCGCGTGAAGACCTCGACCTCGACGCCGTGGGCGGCCAGTTGCCTCGACAGCTCCAGCACGTACACGTTCATGCCGCCGGCGTCGCCCGTGCCGGGCTGGTCCAACGGAGAGGTGTGCGCCGAGAGCATCGCGACACGACGGATCCCGCGAGCAGACATGCGATCCATTCTGGCACGCTGTCCCCATGCCCACAGCAGTCGTGACCGGCGCCAGCAGCGGGATCGGCGAGGCCACCGCCCGCGCCCTGTCCGCCGCTGGATACACCGTCTTCGCCGTCGCCCGCCGACGCGAGCGCATCGAGCGTCTCGCCGAGGAGATCGGCGCCACCGCCGTGCCCTGCGACATCACCGCACCGGACGACGTCGCACGTCTGGTCGAGGTCGTCGGCGACCGACTCGACCTGCTGGTGAACAACGCCGGCGGCGCCAAGGGGATGTCCCCCGTCACCGAGGCCGACCTCGCGGACTGGCGCTGGATGTACGAGACGAACGTGCTCGGCACCGTGGCCGTGACCCAGGCGCTCGCTCCGGCGCTGATCGCCTCCGGCGCGGGCACGATCATCAACGTCGGCTCGACCGCCGGGCACATCACCTACGAGGGCGGGGGCGGCTACACCGCCGCCAAGCACGCGCTGGCGGCCGTCACCGAGACCCTGCGGCTGGAGCTGAACGGCCAGCCGGTGCGCATCACCGAGATCGCTCCGGGCATGGTCAAGACCGAGGAGTTCAGCCTCACCCGGTTCGACGGCGACCAGGAGCGCGCCGACGCCGTGTACGCCGGCGTCGACGAGCCGCTCGTGGCGCAGGACATCGCCGACGCCATCTGCTGGGTCGCGACGCGACCCGCGCACGTCGACATCGACCTGATGGTCATCAAGCCGGTCGCCCAGGCCGCGCAGTGGAAGGTGCACCGCCGGCCCACGTGACCCGGACGACCGCTCGACTCAGTCGGACGCGGGGACGTCCGCCCCGGCACCGCTCTGCGGCGTCGCGGGCGGCGGGGTCGTCGTGCCGGTCGTCGACGGCGGCGTGCTCGCCTTCCGGGCGGCCGTCTTGCGACCGGGGGTCGCGGCGGCCTGGGTGTCCGGGGCGCCCGGCGTCGCCGTGGGCGACTTCTTCGCGGTCGTCTTCTTCGCCGTGGTCGCCTTCTTGGTGGCCGTCTTCTTCGCCGCGGTCTTCTTCGCCGCGGTCTTCTTGGCTGCGGACTTCTTCGCGGCCGTGGAGGTGCCGGCGCCCGTCGTCTTCTTCGCGGCCGCCTTCTTCGTGGTCGCCGAGCTGGTGCCGTTCGCGGACCTGGCCGGAGCCTTCTTGGCCGAGCTCTTCTTGGCCGGCGCCTTGCGTGCCGTCGTCCGGTTGGTGGGCTGCTCGTCGGTCGTGAACGTGGTGCCCGGCGTGGTCGTGCGATCCGGGACGTCCGGATCGGCCGCCGCGAGCTTCTCGGCCGCGGCCGAGGCCACGGGCGGCTCGGAGGACGGGGTGGAGTCGGCGGGGTCCATCGGCTGCGAGGCACCCGCCGGGGCGGGAGCGGCGGCAGCCGCCGAGGAGGTGGACTCCCCGCCACGTCCGGTGGCGTTGCGGGCCTGCTTCGCGATCTCGGACCGCAGCTGGTCGACGGCCGCGGTCAGGTCGGCGATCTGCTTGGCCGTGGTGTCACGGACCTGCGCCACGTCGGACTTCACGCGGTCGATCTGCTTCGACGCGGTCTTCATCGCCCGGTCGACCTGCTTGGCAGCGGTCTTCTCGGCGGACTTGCGAGCCTTGCCGATCTCCTTCTCGGCCGACTTGCTGGCCTTGCGGATCTCCTTGGTCAGGTCACCGACCTTCTCGTGGAGCTTCTTGTCGCTCTTGTCCTTGGCCATCGCGGATCCTCTCGAGGTTCATGTCGCCGATTTCCAACACCCTACGAGGGGAACGGCCGCCGCGCCCATCGTGACGACACGGATCTGAGACATCGCGAGGCGTGGACGATCAGCTGGTGCCGGCCTCGGCCCGGCCGCGCTCGACCGAGCCGTCGGGCCGCCATCCCGGAGGCCCGAGCACGTAGCCGAGCTTCTCGCGCCACGTGGCCGCCGCGCGGACGTCGGCGGCCATCTTGCGGTAGTCGCCGTACTGCAGCGTCAGCAGGTTGTGGGTCTCGACGGGGTGGGTCAGTCCGTAGCGCGGGCGGTGCAGCTCGGGCTGGAACGTGCCGAACAGGCGGTCCCAGACGATGAGGATGCCGCCGTAGTTCTTGTCCAGGTACTCCGGATCCGAGCCGTGGTGCACCCGGTGGTGCGACGGCGTGTTGAAGACCCACTCGATGGGCCGCGGCAGCTTGCCGACCATCTCGGTGTGCACGAAGAACTGGTAGATCAGGTTGGCCGCGAACGCTGCGAACAAGGTCCAGGGCGCGAAGCCCAACAACGGCAACGGCAGCCAGAAGAAGAACTCGAACCAGGGGTTCCACTTCTGCCGCAGCGCCGTACCGAAGTTCATGTACTCGCTGGAGTGGTGGGCCTGGTGTCCGGCCCAGCCGATCCG
Above is a window of Aeromicrobium senzhongii DNA encoding:
- a CDS encoding response regulator transcription factor, coding for MTKVLIVEDEASYSEALSYVLRKEGYDVAVAETGPDALTAFERGGADIILLDLMLPGLPGTEVCRTIRQSSSVPIIMVSAKDTEIDKVVGLELGADDYVTKPYSPRELVARIRAVLRRGAAEEPDDDAVIEVGAVRMDIDRHLVSVDGQEVKLPLKEFELLEFFLRNSGRVLTRGQLIDRVWGSDYVGDTKTLDVHVKRLRAKIEDDPAHPTVLTTVRGLGYKYA
- a CDS encoding phosphoglyceromutase, with product MSTLVLLRHGHSEWNALNLFTGWVDVDLNEQGVQEALRAPQLLSEAGILPDVSHTSLLRRAIRTSEITLNGIDRHWVPVKRSWRLNERHYGALQGKDKKETLEEFGEEQFMTWRRSYSTPPPALPDDSEFSQVGDARYAELPSELMPRTECLADVLDRMLPYWYDEIVPDLRAGKTVLVTAHGNSLRALVKHLDGLGEDEVVGLNIPTGIPLVYDLDDDVKPTTRGGRYLDPAAAEAAIAAVANQGR
- a CDS encoding DsbA family oxidoreductase is translated as MKAIVFADVVDAWSYVGAVRFERAAALYTIVTGEPVEISYRAAAFEAPAAVEGVAAAARITGIELNADEVVPADSTDAWRLLTWAAESGADVQRELLHQLWRAYFLEGTDIADSFVLASRAALVGLDLETADALLASDEFRTEVADQRETAAAIGATSSPFVVVEARYTLAGVHSQDDYLRALQSIATQH
- a CDS encoding YbjN domain-containing protein is translated as MTDVRDVIVAALDEAGLEYVRHGEDVFEVELPGVRKLKTACRLEVGKHALGVHAFVARRPDENHEAVYRWLLERNLKLYGVAFALDAAGDIYLDGRLPLQAITAGEIDRILGSVLSYADESFNPILELGFASSIRKEWRWRESRGESTRNLDAFRHLRPQD
- the mshA gene encoding D-inositol-3-phosphate glycosyltransferase — translated: MSARGIRRVAMLSAHTSPLDQPGTGDAGGMNVYVLELSRQLAAHGVEVEVFTRATSRHLPPVVDAGDGIRVHHVAAGPFEGLTKDELPSQLCAFVRDVLRVEARHDPGYFDLVHSHYWLSGQVGTVLRERWGVPLVHSMHTMAKVKNAALASNDRPEPVGRVAGEEEIVRFADRLIANTAEERRELIDLYDADPSAVAVVHPGVDLGVFTGSVPDDEPPLIVFAGRIQPLKAPDVVLRASALIDVPHRVAIIGGPSGSGLDRPTELTDLARDLGIADRVEFVRPVTQAELAQWYSRAAVVCVPSHNESFGLVAIEAQACGTPVVAAAVGGLTTAVADGVTGTLVDGHDPADYAAAIRPYLADAAFRREAGAKAVHHAESFGWDVTAERTLDVYAAALRDRAVARKESR
- a CDS encoding SDR family NAD(P)-dependent oxidoreductase, translated to MPTAVVTGASSGIGEATARALSAAGYTVFAVARRRERIERLAEEIGATAVPCDITAPDDVARLVEVVGDRLDLLVNNAGGAKGMSPVTEADLADWRWMYETNVLGTVAVTQALAPALIASGAGTIINVGSTAGHITYEGGGGYTAAKHALAAVTETLRLELNGQPVRITEIAPGMVKTEEFSLTRFDGDQERADAVYAGVDEPLVAQDIADAICWVATRPAHVDIDLMVIKPVAQAAQWKVHRRPT
- a CDS encoding sterol desaturase family protein, which encodes MLEELLDPMKNPVTYAVPFFLLSIAIEVAALRWLDHDDNVTGYAFKDARTSISMGVGSIVFLTTFKVITFFGFVFVFAHAALFELSTSAWWYWPTLIIALDFCYYWHHRFSHRVRIGWAGHQAHHSSEYMNFGTALRQKWNPWFEFFFWLPLPLLGFAPWTLFAAFAANLIYQFFVHTEMVGKLPRPIEWVFNTPSHHRVHHGSDPEYLDKNYGGILIVWDRLFGTFQPELHRPRYGLTHPVETHNLLTLQYGDYRKMAADVRAAATWREKLGYVLGPPGWRPDGSVERGRAEAGTS